In one Mucilaginibacter ginsenosidivorax genomic region, the following are encoded:
- a CDS encoding DUF4998 domain-containing protein, protein MKKIFHIGLIVFITICVFAACTKMDATYKQFVVPGGLTYTGKATAPKAYSGLNRIKIAWLRGSDPSVIKAKIFWNNFKDSLTIDIPPVGDTVSAMINNLDEKSYTFVIRTYDGKGNSSIPVEVVGGSYGVKYQAQLLTRPVNSTVLSAKGKLTINWGGADVSNGAFASEVKYTDVTGNVKSQVFSVDQKTSEITDIKPNTNYKFRTIFKPDSLSIDNFYTGYSDGGLFVFDKKDWKIIDYSTQHPGGDNAVTNFIDGTDATRWHTCAGCSSYPHYATIDMGIERTITQFGVWRTTFENGGDDRGPDKFQFFTSTDNTNWVNQGTFNFNRLINGEQRYLTPNNPRARYFKFVGISGPQSYMVMGEISTYGL, encoded by the coding sequence ATGAAAAAGATATTTCATATCGGACTAATAGTATTCATTACTATTTGTGTTTTTGCAGCTTGTACCAAGATGGATGCAACATACAAACAATTTGTAGTTCCGGGTGGATTAACCTATACCGGGAAAGCTACAGCACCAAAAGCTTATTCGGGCCTTAACAGGATAAAGATAGCGTGGCTAAGGGGATCGGATCCATCGGTAATAAAAGCCAAAATTTTCTGGAATAATTTTAAGGATTCTTTGACTATTGATATCCCGCCGGTAGGCGATACCGTAAGCGCGATGATCAACAACCTGGACGAAAAAAGCTATACGTTTGTTATCCGTACCTATGACGGAAAGGGAAATTCATCCATACCTGTCGAGGTAGTAGGCGGCTCTTATGGCGTTAAGTACCAGGCGCAACTATTAACCAGGCCCGTAAACTCAACCGTATTAAGTGCAAAGGGCAAGCTTACCATCAATTGGGGCGGCGCCGATGTATCAAACGGCGCTTTTGCATCAGAAGTTAAGTATACAGATGTTACCGGTAATGTGAAATCGCAGGTATTTTCGGTAGATCAGAAAACCTCCGAAATAACCGATATTAAACCCAATACGAATTATAAGTTCAGAACGATATTTAAACCTGATTCGCTGAGTATCGACAACTTTTACACCGGCTATTCAGACGGAGGGTTATTTGTATTTGACAAAAAGGACTGGAAAATTATTGATTATTCGACCCAACACCCCGGGGGCGACAATGCGGTAACCAACTTTATTGATGGTACCGATGCAACACGCTGGCATACCTGTGCAGGCTGTTCAAGCTATCCGCATTATGCAACAATAGATATGGGTATAGAAAGAACAATTACCCAATTTGGCGTTTGGCGTACCACTTTTGAAAACGGAGGTGACGACCGCGGGCCGGATAAATTTCAGTTTTTTACCAGCACCGATAATACAAACTGGGTAAACCAGGGCACGTTTAATTTTAACCGTTTAATTAATGGCGAGCAACGGTATTTAACCCCTAATAACCCAAGGGCAAGATATTTTAAATTTGTTGGCATAAGCGGCCCGCAGAGCTATATGGTAATGGGCGAAATAAGCACCTACGGTTTATAA
- a CDS encoding glycosyl hydrolase, whose translation MTISIKNSLLLLFLFFITQVTNGQNAHSLPPSRLAKFDAIEKDFKMIPDSIQTSVYWYWLSGNVSKTGVVKDLEAMKKVGINRAFLGDIGLNDVPYGKVKFLSDEWWDILHTALKTAMRLNIKIGLFNGPGWSQAGGPWVKPGQSMRYLTSSEVLVKGPLLYNKQLSKPQSNFQDVRVLAYPVPADYGADISEVKPLLSSAQGIDSLNNLMDNNLATGVHFKQGQQLSVDINTPKPYTVRSITISTTHQPVYLEGDIQVKTKDEYITVKHFIIDRRSPALNFGFLPWAKSAIAIPATTASGFRLSFTNISGNSGITELKMSPMAVVDSYMEKTLAKAWQTEDLTWNAYLWKPQPSKQSKYIIKQEQVIDISKYMAADGTLNWQVPAGNWIIERSGMVPTNMHNVPATPEATGFETDKMSSQHINEHFDNYVGQVLKRIPPEDRKTLTVVVADSYETGSQNWTDLLLQEFKQKYNYDATPFMPVLQGKVVGSAVMSDRFLWDLRRLIADDAAFKYVGGLTRISHKHGLTTWLEPYGYFGFPAEFLQYGGQSDEVAGEFWLDGRLGMFENRAASSVAHIYGKVKVSAESFTSAGAPWRMYPGNLKARGDRFFTDGINNTLLHVFIHQPDDDPKPGISAWFGTEFNRGNTWFFDMDVFVKYLKRCNFMLQQGQYAADAAYFIGEDAPRIMGVTDPELPKGYSFDYINGDVIKGNLSVKNGKLCLPNGISYSILVMPKLSTIRPELLAKIKELVRNGAVILGPKPERSPSLQGYPQADKQVKLMAAALWGNINGTTNKINHYGKGLVINGMDMQEALNLIGVSPDFKTEKNDPVLFIHRKLNNGSIYFISNQKNETVNITAQFRVTGKKPELWDAVTGTVCNLPSFYSTATHTIVPLKLAANESAFIIFRNDGAGGDTTKSNYPEPKQSIPITSPWVVTFDNAMGGPAKPVTFGTLTDWSLNANDSVRYYSGAAYYRNAINIDKIESGTNYVIDLGVARDIAKITVNGIEVGGAWTPPYRLDITKALRPGKNQLQIKIVNTWVNRLLGDAKLPADKRKTAALFGPDAGKDLEPSGLLGPVTVNMYTY comes from the coding sequence ATGACGATATCTATAAAAAATAGCTTGTTACTCCTCTTCCTTTTTTTCATCACCCAGGTAACCAATGGTCAAAATGCTCATAGCCTTCCTCCGTCCAGGTTAGCAAAGTTTGATGCAATTGAAAAAGATTTTAAAATGATTCCGGATTCTATTCAGACCAGTGTTTATTGGTATTGGTTATCGGGTAATGTTTCGAAAACAGGGGTGGTGAAAGACCTGGAAGCCATGAAAAAAGTGGGCATTAACAGGGCATTTTTAGGTGATATTGGCTTAAACGATGTGCCTTACGGGAAGGTTAAATTCCTTTCGGATGAGTGGTGGGATATTTTGCATACCGCGCTTAAAACGGCAATGCGCTTGAATATTAAAATCGGGCTGTTTAACGGGCCGGGATGGAGCCAGGCCGGAGGGCCATGGGTTAAACCGGGGCAAAGTATGCGTTATTTAACCTCGTCGGAAGTATTGGTAAAGGGGCCCTTGCTTTATAATAAGCAGTTGTCTAAGCCACAATCCAATTTTCAGGATGTAAGGGTTTTGGCGTATCCTGTTCCGGCTGATTATGGCGCCGATATCAGCGAAGTAAAACCCCTTCTATCGTCAGCGCAGGGAATCGACTCGTTGAACAACCTGATGGATAATAACCTGGCTACCGGGGTTCATTTTAAACAGGGGCAGCAATTGTCGGTAGATATTAATACGCCAAAGCCATACACTGTACGCAGCATAACTATCTCCACAACGCATCAGCCGGTTTACCTGGAAGGAGATATACAGGTGAAAACGAAGGATGAATATATTACTGTTAAGCATTTTATTATCGACAGGCGAAGCCCGGCGTTAAACTTTGGCTTTTTACCCTGGGCCAAATCGGCAATTGCCATACCGGCAACTACGGCTTCAGGTTTTAGATTATCGTTCACCAATATCTCTGGTAATTCGGGCATAACAGAATTAAAAATGTCGCCAATGGCGGTGGTTGATAGTTATATGGAAAAAACGCTGGCCAAAGCCTGGCAAACCGAAGACCTTACCTGGAATGCCTACCTCTGGAAGCCGCAACCCAGTAAGCAGTCAAAATATATTATAAAACAGGAACAGGTGATAGATATATCAAAATACATGGCTGCCGATGGTACGCTTAACTGGCAGGTGCCTGCCGGCAACTGGATAATTGAGCGCAGCGGAATGGTTCCCACCAACATGCACAATGTGCCTGCAACGCCCGAGGCAACAGGCTTTGAAACGGACAAGATGAGTAGCCAGCATATTAATGAACATTTTGATAATTATGTGGGCCAGGTATTAAAGCGCATTCCGCCCGAAGATCGTAAAACCCTTACCGTAGTAGTGGCCGATAGTTACGAAACGGGCAGCCAGAACTGGACTGATTTACTGTTACAGGAATTTAAGCAGAAGTACAATTATGATGCTACGCCATTTATGCCGGTTTTACAGGGTAAGGTGGTTGGAAGCGCTGTTATGTCCGACCGTTTTTTGTGGGACCTTAGGCGCCTGATTGCCGATGATGCCGCTTTTAAATACGTGGGCGGCCTTACCAGGATAAGTCATAAGCATGGCCTTACCACCTGGCTTGAACCATACGGTTATTTTGGATTTCCGGCTGAATTTTTACAATACGGAGGCCAGTCGGACGAGGTAGCGGGCGAATTTTGGCTTGACGGACGTTTGGGTATGTTTGAAAACCGGGCGGCCTCTTCGGTGGCGCACATTTATGGCAAGGTTAAGGTGTCTGCCGAATCATTTACTTCGGCGGGAGCCCCCTGGCGCATGTACCCCGGAAATTTAAAGGCGCGCGGCGACCGCTTTTTTACCGATGGCATAAATAACACCTTGCTGCATGTTTTTATACACCAACCCGATGATGACCCTAAACCGGGCATCAGTGCCTGGTTTGGCACTGAGTTTAACCGGGGGAATACATGGTTTTTTGATATGGATGTATTTGTGAAATATTTAAAGCGGTGCAACTTTATGTTGCAGCAAGGCCAATATGCGGCTGATGCCGCCTACTTTATAGGCGAGGACGCCCCAAGGATAATGGGAGTTACAGATCCTGAACTACCCAAGGGATATTCATTTGATTATATTAACGGCGATGTGATAAAGGGAAATCTTTCGGTAAAAAATGGAAAGCTTTGCCTGCCCAATGGCATAAGCTACAGTATTTTGGTTATGCCTAAGCTTAGCACCATCCGCCCGGAGCTATTGGCTAAGATAAAGGAGCTGGTGCGTAACGGAGCAGTGATATTGGGGCCGAAGCCCGAAAGGTCGCCAAGTTTACAGGGCTATCCACAAGCAGATAAGCAGGTAAAGTTAATGGCAGCTGCGTTGTGGGGCAATATTAATGGTACAACAAATAAGATAAATCATTATGGCAAAGGCCTTGTAATTAATGGCATGGATATGCAGGAGGCCCTGAATTTGATAGGAGTTAGCCCTGATTTTAAAACAGAAAAAAACGACCCCGTTCTGTTTATCCACAGGAAACTGAACAATGGATCGATTTATTTTATATCGAACCAAAAAAATGAAACGGTTAACATTACCGCGCAGTTTAGGGTAACCGGTAAAAAGCCCGAACTTTGGGATGCCGTGACCGGCACCGTATGCAATTTGCCATCATTCTATTCAACAGCAACCCATACCATTGTACCTTTAAAGCTTGCGGCGAATGAAAGTGCCTTTATTATTTTCAGGAACGATGGGGCGGGTGGCGATACAACAAAGTCAAATTACCCCGAGCCTAAGCAAAGCATACCTATAACATCACCATGGGTTGTAACATTTGATAATGCCATGGGTGGGCCTGCAAAACCGGTAACATTTGGTACATTAACAGATTGGTCGCTTAACGCAAATGATAGCGTCAGATACTATTCCGGTGCTGCATATTATCGTAACGCCATCAACATAGATAAGATAGAAAGCGGTACAAACTATGTAATTGACCTTGGTGTTGCCAGGGATATAGCCAAAATAACAGTAAACGGTATTGAAGTGGGTGGTGCATGGACGCCGCCATACCGCCTGGATATTACAAAAGCATTGCGGCCGGGCAAAAATCAACTGCAAATTAAAATTGTGAATACATGGGTAAACCGCTTGTTGGGCGATGCCAAATTACCGGCTGATAAAAGGAAAACAGCAGCCTTGTTTGGCCCGGATGCAGGAAAAGATTTGGAACCATCAGGATTACTGGGACCGGTAACAGTTAATATGTATACTTATTAA
- a CDS encoding DUF5000 domain-containing lipoprotein, giving the protein MKKIYFIGGLLVALLWYSCSKEGRLDFVDSNAPAPAQISAVKVDATPGGGILTYTLPADPNLAYVKAVYEIQPGVFREAKSSRYTDTLRLVGFGDTLKHAVKVYSVGNNEKASDPISVDVTPKTPPVKSVFKTSNFSETFGGVSVSFKNPDKADLAIVVLRDTTGNNNWVTVRTFYTAATAGNFAARGFESKPQKFAVFIRDRWNNKSDTLVKTLTPKFEIEIPKNTFSKLVLPTDQTELADPGFNIENIWNGLADRRIYASSNASSLPQWITIDLGKKVLMSRFKMWMEPNDHCYTGSGLKNFELWGSNSPDPDGGWTQWTLLGNFTTFKPSGLPLGQKTNEDINYATNLGADFNFDVQPPAVRYLRLKSLETYSSPGQVVIMEMTFFGQIIQ; this is encoded by the coding sequence ATGAAAAAGATATATTTTATAGGAGGGTTGCTGGTAGCCCTTTTATGGTACAGTTGTTCAAAAGAAGGAAGATTAGACTTTGTAGATTCAAATGCACCAGCTCCTGCGCAAATAAGCGCGGTAAAGGTTGATGCAACTCCCGGAGGAGGCATACTAACCTATACGCTTCCGGCCGACCCGAATCTGGCTTACGTAAAGGCTGTATATGAAATACAGCCGGGCGTTTTCAGGGAAGCAAAATCGTCAAGATATACAGATACGCTACGTTTGGTAGGTTTTGGTGATACATTGAAACATGCGGTAAAGGTTTACAGTGTGGGTAACAATGAAAAGGCGTCGGACCCTATTTCGGTTGATGTAACGCCCAAAACACCGCCCGTTAAATCTGTGTTTAAAACATCAAATTTTTCGGAAACATTTGGCGGCGTAAGCGTTTCGTTTAAAAACCCCGATAAGGCAGATTTGGCTATTGTGGTACTAAGGGATACCACCGGCAATAACAATTGGGTAACCGTGCGCACGTTTTATACCGCCGCAACAGCAGGCAACTTTGCCGCCCGCGGCTTTGAATCAAAACCCCAAAAATTTGCAGTGTTTATACGCGATCGCTGGAATAATAAATCAGACACCTTGGTTAAAACATTGACCCCTAAATTCGAGATTGAAATTCCGAAAAATACCTTTAGTAAATTGGTGTTGCCAACCGACCAGACTGAACTTGCAGACCCGGGTTTTAACATCGAAAATATATGGAACGGATTGGCCGACAGGCGAATTTATGCTTCATCAAATGCCTCGTCGCTGCCGCAATGGATCACCATTGATTTGGGTAAAAAGGTTTTGATGAGCAGGTTTAAAATGTGGATGGAACCTAATGATCACTGTTACACAGGATCGGGTTTGAAAAACTTTGAACTATGGGGATCAAATTCGCCCGATCCGGATGGCGGATGGACGCAGTGGACCTTGCTGGGTAATTTTACAACATTTAAACCATCGGGCCTGCCGTTGGGCCAAAAAACCAACGAGGATATCAACTATGCTACCAACCTGGGAGCCGATTTCAATTTTGATGTGCAGCCGCCCGCAGTACGTTACCTGCGGTTAAAATCGCTTGAAACATATAGCAGCCCGGGGCAGGTGGTAATTATGGAGATGACTTTTTTTGGACAGATAATACAATAG